The genomic interval TCACGAGCACCGGCTTGTCGAAGCTCTTCTTCTCTCCCACAAACGCGCTCATGAGGTCCTTTATCGAGCTGTAGAGTATCTTTACGAGCGGGAGTCTGGAGATGAGCCTTTCGAGGTAGCCGAAGAGTTTTTCCGTAATGAAGGTCGAGGCCAGGATCCCCACGAAGGTTATAGATACCAGTGTCAGGACAAAGCCCATCCCCGGTATGGGCAGCCCCAGCAACCCGTCTATCTTCGTGAATATCAGGTATATTATGTAGATCGACGCAACGGTCGGTACTATTACGAGAAGCCCTTCGAAGAAGTACCTTGTAAGCCTTTTCATCCTTCACCTCCCTTTTCCGTGAGTGTTAATATTTCGGAGGCCGGTATCTCGCCCTCCCGTATTATTTCAATCTCTTCACCGGT from Thermodesulfobacteriota bacterium carries:
- a CDS encoding DUF502 domain-containing protein, which encodes MKRLTRYFFEGLLVIVPTVASIYIIYLIFTKIDGLLGLPIPGMGFVLTLVSITFVGILASTFITEKLFGYLERLISRLPLVKILYSSIKDLMSAFVGEKKSFDKPVLVTIDEGTGAKVLGFITREELGFLGVKDHVSVYLPQSYNFAGNLLIYPAGQVKPLDADSSEVMTFLVSGGVSGGGGGKNG